In Niveispirillum cyanobacteriorum, the following proteins share a genomic window:
- a CDS encoding DUF6438 domain-containing protein, with protein MRGEGERGVVNRPYFASIQVQVALKEESEVQRLIILLMLLFWVVPAGAVPSNDVEITLQRIQQAWGGPLYTVTIYGDGRVVFDTGKARAGFKELLGSDVVAFRVMFPGRHESRIAPERVAEIVAEFDRVKFFELRDEYKVQPPGLVADQDINRLSIRVQGKYKSVLDDAGDIFGMPPAVTELMIMIDRTASTHRWIGGNPGILAEHIARHGVDTPDNAGRLVLALARRDQEMMRALITTGMPLDYKDPYGMFGMVGQSLYMEAIISGWTDVFVALDQRMPPPRVDRASVENVFALSGGCSLYITRRLVAQGFNPTTARGNDNISIVEAAGRRDKGCPDSKERRLSELATMGAQ; from the coding sequence TTGCGGGGTGAGGGGGAACGCGGCGTCGTAAATAGGCCTTATTTCGCCTCTATTCAGGTCCAGGTTGCCCTGAAAGAGGAGAGTGAGGTGCAAAGATTGATAATTCTTTTAATGCTTCTCTTTTGGGTGGTCCCTGCCGGTGCGGTGCCGTCAAACGATGTTGAGATAACATTACAACGTATCCAGCAAGCCTGGGGTGGGCCTCTCTATACCGTTACAATCTACGGTGATGGCCGCGTTGTGTTTGACACTGGCAAGGCACGCGCTGGCTTCAAAGAGCTTCTCGGATCAGATGTGGTGGCATTTCGCGTCATGTTTCCCGGACGCCATGAGAGTCGCATCGCACCGGAGCGAGTAGCGGAGATCGTGGCCGAGTTTGACCGGGTAAAGTTTTTCGAACTTCGTGATGAATATAAGGTTCAACCACCCGGCTTAGTCGCTGACCAGGATATCAATCGCCTATCGATCCGAGTTCAAGGGAAGTACAAGAGCGTTCTGGATGACGCTGGTGATATTTTTGGAATGCCGCCGGCTGTTACAGAATTGATGATAATGATCGACCGTACTGCGTCAACGCATCGCTGGATAGGCGGCAATCCTGGTATCCTGGCAGAACATATTGCACGGCACGGGGTAGATACCCCCGACAATGCCGGGCGTCTTGTCCTTGCACTGGCGCGTCGTGATCAGGAAATGATGCGGGCGCTCATCACCACTGGAATGCCGCTGGATTACAAAGATCCGTACGGGATGTTCGGGATGGTTGGTCAATCACTTTATATGGAAGCCATCATCAGCGGATGGACGGACGTTTTCGTTGCGCTTGACCAGCGTATGCCGCCACCACGTGTCGACAGAGCATCAGTGGAGAACGTCTTTGCATTATCTGGAGGCTGCAGCCTTTACATCACGCGCCGTCTTGTGGCGCAGGGGTTCAACCCTACAACAGCCCGCGGTAATGACAATATCAGTATAGTCGAAGCCGCCGGCAGGCGTGACAAAGGTTGCCCTGACAGTAAGGAACGCAGATTGAGCGAACTGGCGACAATGGGAGCACAGTAA
- the crcB gene encoding fluoride efflux transporter CrcB, with protein MKMVFYVAIGGAFGSVARYLTGLWFGRLFGTGFPWATLTVNIVGSFVMGLLVALMAQAWSPPAEVRAFLTVGILGGFTTFSTFSLDVAMMLERGELGVAAAYVLSSLIVGIGGLFAGLYLVRMVTA; from the coding sequence ATGAAGATGGTGTTCTATGTCGCAATCGGTGGTGCGTTCGGCTCCGTGGCGCGGTATCTGACAGGGCTGTGGTTCGGTCGGCTGTTCGGTACGGGCTTTCCCTGGGCAACGCTGACGGTGAACATTGTCGGCTCCTTCGTCATGGGATTGCTGGTCGCCTTGATGGCACAGGCCTGGTCGCCACCGGCAGAGGTTCGCGCCTTTCTGACGGTGGGGATACTGGGCGGGTTCACGACCTTTTCCACCTTCTCCCTGGATGTGGCGATGATGCTGGAACGGGGGGAATTAGGTGTGGCGGCGGCCTATGTGCTGTCGTCGTTGATTGTTGGCATCGGCGGGTTGTTCGCCGGGCTTTATCTGGTACGGATGGTGACGGCATGA
- a CDS encoding HAD-IA family hydrolase has translation MPLRLALFDCDGTLVDSQHAIVAAMEAGFAAHGLVPPPARDVRRVVGLPLVQAVATLSPGLAAEAHEAISEAYKAAFYRNRLAGTHPEPLFDGVVEALDALEAAGFVLGIATGKSRRGLDATLAHHGLAPRFVTLQTSDRVAGKPSPDMVFAALAESGANAADTVVIGDTSFDILMARNARVRSIGVSWGYHDGAELLAAGADLLVHEYSALPSAVTGLLVKD, from the coding sequence ATGCCCCTGAGACTTGCCCTGTTCGATTGCGACGGCACCCTGGTGGACAGCCAGCACGCCATCGTCGCCGCCATGGAGGCGGGGTTTGCAGCCCACGGTCTGGTGCCGCCGCCAGCCCGCGACGTGCGACGTGTTGTCGGGCTGCCGCTGGTGCAGGCGGTTGCGACCCTGTCGCCCGGTCTGGCCGCCGAGGCCCATGAAGCGATATCAGAGGCGTACAAGGCCGCTTTTTACCGCAACCGGCTGGCCGGCACCCACCCGGAGCCGCTGTTCGACGGCGTGGTCGAAGCGCTCGACGCGCTGGAGGCTGCTGGGTTCGTCCTGGGCATCGCCACGGGCAAAAGCCGGCGCGGTCTGGATGCCACGCTGGCCCATCATGGTTTGGCGCCGCGCTTCGTCACATTGCAGACCAGCGACCGTGTGGCGGGCAAGCCCAGCCCCGACATGGTGTTCGCGGCCCTGGCCGAAAGCGGCGCGAATGCGGCGGATACGGTTGTCATCGGCGATACCAGCTTTGACATCCTGATGGCCCGCAACGCCCGCGTCCGGTCCATCGGCGTGTCCTGGGGCTATCATGACGGTGCCGAACTGCTGGCGGCGGGTGCGGATCTTCTGGTGCATGAATATTCGGCCCTCCCCAGTGCGGTGACGGGCCTGTTGGTCAAGGATTGA
- a CDS encoding type II toxin-antitoxin system RelE/ParE family toxin → MPWRLTELATEDLISIAEYTSRQWGTDQAFKYKAALVRGFDRIAVNPLIVESRSQDEYLPGSRSILVGRHIVIYRLNDGVTEILRILHQRMNLSLHHLR, encoded by the coding sequence ATGCCCTGGCGGCTGACGGAACTTGCGACTGAGGACCTGATAAGTATCGCCGAATATACCAGCCGGCAATGGGGAACTGACCAAGCTTTTAAATATAAGGCTGCCTTGGTCAGAGGTTTTGATCGTATCGCCGTCAATCCCTTGATAGTAGAAAGCCGTTCCCAGGACGAATATCTACCAGGCAGCCGCTCCATTCTTGTCGGGCGGCATATCGTCATCTATCGCCTGAACGATGGCGTCACTGAAATATTGCGTATTCTGCACCAGCGCATGAACCTGTCACTTCATCACCTGCGCTGA
- a CDS encoding glutathione peroxidase, whose translation MSSIYDFTAKTLDAKDVSLGDWRGKVMLIVNTASKCGFTYQYEGLEALHRDYAARGLAVLGFPCNQFGKQEPGDAAEIANFCSLTYDVTFPMFAKIDVNGDNAHPLYKLITKEKRGFLGSSRIKWNFTKFLVDRSGKVVGRFSPTTKPEALRAAIEGLL comes from the coding sequence ATGTCCAGCATCTATGACTTCACCGCCAAGACACTCGACGCCAAGGATGTGTCACTGGGTGACTGGCGCGGCAAGGTCATGCTGATCGTGAACACCGCATCGAAATGCGGTTTCACCTATCAGTATGAAGGTCTTGAGGCGCTGCACCGCGATTATGCGGCGCGGGGTCTGGCCGTGCTGGGCTTCCCCTGCAACCAGTTTGGCAAGCAGGAGCCCGGCGACGCGGCGGAAATCGCCAATTTCTGCTCCCTCACCTATGACGTCACCTTCCCCATGTTCGCCAAGATCGACGTCAACGGGGACAACGCCCACCCGCTGTACAAATTGATCACCAAGGAAAAGCGCGGCTTCCTGGGCAGCAGCCGGATCAAGTGGAACTTCACAAAGTTCCTGGTGGACCGGTCAGGCAAGGTCGTGGGCCGCTTCAGCCCGACCACGAAGCCCGAGGCGCTGCGGGCGGCGATTGAGGGGCTGTTGTGA
- a CDS encoding BMP family ABC transporter substrate-binding protein — MRLFYALMIVLSLLPAPLARASDDYGVIYSGQKDDQVYNSLVVSATERFEAERGIRFRQRVINSEQDSAEAIRAFVDRGITTLLLVGYVHDKALAHLAPIYPHARFTIIDSAVTAPNVRSIRFREQEAGFLAGMAAGFASKSAKLAFIGAVATPPVQRFGCGFVQGARETGRPLSVITRYMTTDMEGFRDRRLARVVAEELINEGADVLFPAAGVASRDALLTAAQAGHMGIGVDSDQETLAPGHIVTTALKRVDVAVYNALRDLLDGHWSAGSQELGIADGGVDWVRQGADRFLTPAQIHAIENTKQRIRTGHLTVRQTDAVCEKPELRLAAQDTPPAHHLQ; from the coding sequence ATGCGGCTGTTCTATGCCTTGATGATTGTCCTTAGTCTCCTGCCCGCACCATTGGCGCGCGCTTCGGACGATTACGGCGTCATCTACAGCGGTCAGAAGGACGATCAGGTCTATAATTCGCTTGTCGTTTCCGCCACCGAACGGTTCGAGGCAGAAAGAGGCATCCGGTTTCGTCAGCGCGTGATCAATAGTGAGCAGGACAGTGCCGAAGCCATCCGCGCCTTTGTGGATCGGGGCATCACCACCTTGCTGCTGGTCGGCTATGTCCATGACAAGGCCCTGGCCCATCTGGCGCCCATCTATCCGCACGCACGCTTCACCATCATCGACAGTGCCGTCACGGCGCCCAATGTCCGGTCCATCCGGTTCCGGGAGCAGGAGGCGGGGTTCCTGGCCGGCATGGCGGCGGGCTTTGCCAGCAAGTCGGCGAAGCTGGCCTTTATCGGTGCTGTCGCGACGCCGCCTGTACAACGCTTTGGATGCGGATTTGTCCAGGGCGCGCGGGAAACGGGGCGTCCCCTCTCTGTCATTACCCGCTACATGACCACGGATATGGAGGGGTTTCGCGACCGGCGTCTGGCACGGGTGGTCGCGGAAGAACTGATCAATGAGGGGGCGGATGTATTATTCCCTGCCGCCGGTGTGGCCAGCCGCGATGCGCTGCTGACGGCGGCACAGGCAGGACATATGGGCATCGGTGTGGATAGTGACCAGGAAACGCTGGCCCCCGGTCATATCGTCACCACCGCCCTGAAACGTGTCGATGTGGCCGTCTATAACGCGCTGCGTGATCTTTTGGACGGACACTGGTCAGCCGGCAGCCAGGAACTGGGTATTGCCGATGGTGGCGTTGACTGGGTGCGTCAGGGGGCTGACCGCTTTCTGACCCCTGCTCAAATACACGCGATTGAAAACACCAAACAACGCATCAGAACCGGTCACCTGACCGTGCGTCAGACCGATGCTGTCTGCGAAAAGCCGGAATTGCGGCTGGCGGCGCAGGACACACCGCCAGCACATCACCTGCAATAA
- a CDS encoding RluA family pseudouridine synthase: MSDAGEARGPAKIVETKLVAEDEADIRLDRWFKRHYPQVGHGVLQKLLRTGQVRVDGKRADANTRLMAGQSVRIPPLPDAAPAPAEGQETAAKSSKPLFSDKEVAALRACVLYRDADVIVLDKPAGMAVQGGTGQAKHLDAMLDLLKFDAPGRPKLVHRLDKDTSGCLVLARNAFAATRLTESFRGRDARKIYWAITVGVPEPHQGRIDLSISKEMAAGGERMMVDERNGQRAQSYYTVLEHAHRKAAFVALWPRTGRTHQLRVHMNAIGTPILGDGKYAGQKAFIDGADMKRQMHLHARRIIIPHPRGGTIDVTAPLPDHMRGAWDYFGFSANLKEDPFAALD; encoded by the coding sequence ATGAGCGATGCCGGTGAAGCGCGCGGTCCCGCAAAGATCGTAGAGACGAAACTGGTGGCCGAGGATGAGGCCGATATCCGCCTGGACCGCTGGTTCAAGCGGCATTACCCGCAGGTGGGCCATGGCGTACTGCAAAAGCTGCTGCGCACCGGGCAGGTGCGGGTGGATGGCAAGCGCGCTGACGCCAACACGCGCCTGATGGCGGGACAGTCCGTTCGCATCCCGCCCCTGCCCGACGCGGCACCCGCCCCGGCGGAGGGGCAGGAGACGGCGGCAAAGTCGTCCAAGCCGCTGTTCAGCGACAAGGAAGTGGCGGCCCTGCGCGCCTGCGTCCTTTACCGCGATGCTGACGTCATCGTGCTGGACAAGCCGGCAGGCATGGCCGTACAGGGAGGGACAGGGCAGGCCAAGCATCTGGATGCCATGCTGGACCTGCTGAAATTCGACGCACCCGGCCGGCCCAAGCTGGTCCACCGTCTGGACAAGGATACAAGCGGCTGTCTGGTCCTGGCCCGTAACGCCTTTGCTGCCACGCGCCTGACGGAGAGTTTCCGGGGTCGCGACGCGCGCAAGATCTATTGGGCCATCACCGTCGGCGTGCCGGAACCGCACCAGGGCCGCATCGATCTGTCTATCAGCAAAGAGATGGCGGCGGGCGGTGAGCGCATGATGGTCGATGAACGCAATGGCCAGCGTGCGCAATCCTACTACACCGTTCTGGAACATGCCCACCGCAAGGCGGCCTTCGTGGCCCTGTGGCCCCGCACCGGCCGCACGCATCAGTTGCGCGTGCATATGAACGCCATCGGCACGCCCATCCTGGGTGATGGCAAATATGCAGGCCAGAAGGCCTTCATTGATGGGGCCGACATGAAGCGGCAGATGCATCTGCATGCGCGCCGTATCATCATCCCGCACCCGCGCGGTGGCACCATCGACGTGACCGCGCCCTTGCCGGACCATATGCGGGGGGCGTGGGATTATTTCGGGTTCAGCGCCAATCTGAAGGAAGACCCGTTCGCGGCACTGGACTGA
- a CDS encoding methyl-accepting chemotaxis protein, which translates to MRNDDVRAVFARIGNAVDGAVNALQRRLDIDGLTASGLRSLIDGSLPAEQQAELAAAFRASGKSPAVLAAGFAVLQAELSAALIASSRWKHTAAVDGVRVLGTVLANALTMLLSPVASAKTAAGHSVPDTAGFIASLMDRTVDVATAINDASIANAEMVGQLRAVDSQAQAIAAATEETVAGVNEISARSQDVARLASEAHDVAEGGRQAVANAVRGMDAIADAVAQSASRVSELSEASDRIQDILASIEAIAAQTNLLALNATIEAARAGEAGKGFAVVASEVKSLANQTGRATEDIRSRLAHLRAEMATIVGSMQDGTRAVATGQDQMREVSARIDDVTTRVDTTTERMAEIAAILHQQTAAAQEVAQGVTDIASRAARNSQAIMRNVDATKGVESLLGKQLSDLMKQDIPNKIVKIAKVDHIMWKKRLADMVVGLQTLNAAELARHDACRLGKWYYGPGSLPLRGHPAFAGLEAPHKSVHEHGIRAVELFNAGDLDGAMKEIALVEEASERVVAQLDRLQNEPMAATQQAAGF; encoded by the coding sequence ATGCGGAATGATGACGTCCGTGCAGTGTTTGCACGTATTGGCAATGCTGTGGATGGCGCCGTAAATGCTTTGCAGCGCCGCCTGGATATCGATGGATTAACCGCTTCCGGCCTGCGTTCCTTGATTGATGGCAGCTTGCCTGCGGAACAGCAGGCGGAACTGGCCGCCGCATTCCGGGCATCGGGCAAGTCCCCCGCCGTACTGGCTGCGGGTTTTGCAGTGCTCCAAGCTGAGCTATCGGCGGCCCTGATCGCCTCCTCACGCTGGAAACATACCGCGGCTGTTGATGGTGTCCGGGTGCTGGGTACCGTTCTGGCCAATGCCCTCACGATGCTGCTGTCCCCGGTCGCATCGGCCAAGACCGCTGCAGGGCACTCAGTCCCCGATACGGCGGGCTTCATTGCCAGCCTGATGGACCGCACCGTCGATGTCGCCACCGCCATCAATGACGCTTCCATCGCGAACGCGGAAATGGTGGGGCAGTTACGGGCCGTGGATAGTCAGGCCCAGGCCATTGCCGCCGCGACGGAAGAAACCGTGGCCGGCGTCAACGAAATCTCCGCCCGCAGCCAGGATGTGGCCCGTCTGGCGTCGGAGGCACATGACGTGGCCGAGGGAGGCCGGCAAGCCGTTGCCAACGCCGTGCGCGGCATGGATGCCATTGCCGACGCCGTGGCGCAGAGCGCGTCACGCGTGTCCGAACTGTCCGAAGCGTCTGACCGTATCCAGGACATCCTGGCCAGCATCGAGGCGATTGCCGCGCAGACCAACCTTCTGGCGCTGAACGCGACGATCGAGGCGGCGCGCGCCGGGGAGGCGGGCAAGGGCTTTGCCGTCGTGGCGTCAGAGGTCAAAAGCCTCGCTAACCAGACGGGACGAGCCACGGAGGATATCCGTTCCCGTCTGGCGCATCTGCGCGCGGAAATGGCCACCATCGTCGGGTCGATGCAGGATGGCACCCGCGCCGTCGCCACCGGCCAGGACCAGATGCGCGAAGTGTCGGCCCGGATTGATGATGTGACGACCCGCGTCGATACCACGACGGAACGCATGGCCGAAATCGCCGCCATCCTGCATCAGCAGACGGCGGCAGCGCAGGAAGTGGCCCAGGGCGTTACCGACATTGCCAGCCGGGCCGCGCGCAACAGCCAGGCGATCATGCGCAATGTCGATGCGACCAAGGGCGTGGAATCACTGCTGGGCAAGCAACTGTCCGACCTGATGAAGCAGGACATCCCCAACAAGATTGTGAAGATCGCCAAGGTCGATCACATCATGTGGAAGAAGCGGCTGGCCGACATGGTTGTGGGTTTGCAGACGCTGAACGCCGCCGAATTGGCGCGCCACGATGCGTGCCGCCTGGGCAAGTGGTATTACGGCCCCGGCTCACTGCCCCTGCGCGGGCACCCGGCCTTTGCAGGCCTGGAGGCACCGCACAAGTCGGTGCATGAACATGGCATCCGCGCCGTTGAGCTGTTCAATGCCGGCGACCTGGACGGGGCCATGAAGGAAATCGCCCTTGTGGAGGAAGCGTCCGAACGCGTGGTGGCCCAACTGGACCGCTTGCAGAACGAACCGATGGCGGCAACGCAGCAGGCGGCGGGGTTCTGA
- a CDS encoding ATP12 family chaperone protein: protein MKRFYREVETIAADGGFTLTLDGKPVRTPAKLPLVVPTQALAEAIAAEWAVQGEEVKPATMPLTQLASTSIDGVRGRLEAVAEASAVYGESELVCYRADEPAELVERQATLWNPLLDWAARRYDAHLLIATGIIHKPQPAGALKALRAAVDQLDEWHLTALQNTIGITGSLLVSLALIDRHITAEQAFDLAQLDENYQIEKWGEDWEAADRRAVQRADLAHTVRFLDLLR from the coding sequence ATGAAGCGCTTTTATCGCGAAGTGGAAACCATCGCCGCCGACGGTGGCTTCACCCTGACCCTGGATGGCAAGCCCGTGCGGACCCCCGCCAAGCTGCCGTTGGTCGTGCCGACCCAGGCCCTGGCCGAGGCGATTGCCGCCGAATGGGCCGTACAGGGGGAGGAGGTGAAGCCCGCCACCATGCCGCTGACCCAGCTGGCCAGCACCAGCATTGACGGCGTTCGTGGCCGTCTGGAGGCGGTGGCCGAAGCATCTGCTGTTTATGGCGAAAGTGAGCTGGTCTGCTACCGCGCGGATGAGCCGGCGGAGCTGGTGGAACGGCAGGCGACGCTGTGGAACCCGCTGCTGGACTGGGCCGCCCGCCGCTATGACGCCCATTTGCTGATCGCCACCGGCATCATCCACAAGCCGCAGCCGGCAGGCGCCCTGAAGGCCCTGCGTGCAGCCGTGGACCAGCTGGATGAATGGCACCTGACGGCGCTGCAGAACACCATCGGCATCACAGGCTCGCTGCTGGTGTCCCTGGCCCTGATTGACCGCCATATCACGGCGGAACAGGCCTTCGATCTGGCCCAACTGGATGAGAATTACCAGATCGAGAAATGGGGTGAGGATTGGGAAGCCGCCGACCGCCGCGCGGTGCAGCGTGCCGATCTGGCCCATACTGTCCGGTTCCTTGATTTGCTGCGCTGA
- a CDS encoding succinate dehydrogenase assembly factor 2, which produces MMIDLPDADLSPRRKRLIFRSDHRGTKEMDLLLGSFARKHIAAMDEAMVDRFEALLEMSDPDLYNWITGQEPTPPEWDDALMDMLKAHRYG; this is translated from the coding sequence ATGATGATCGATCTTCCCGACGCCGATCTGTCCCCCCGCCGCAAGCGCCTGATCTTCCGCAGCGACCATCGCGGCACCAAGGAAATGGACCTGCTGCTGGGCTCTTTTGCCCGCAAACATATCGCGGCGATGGACGAGGCGATGGTGGACCGGTTCGAGGCCCTGTTGGAAATGTCCGACCCCGACCTCTACAACTGGATCACGGGACAGGAACCGACACCGCCCGAATGGGATGACGCGCTGATGGACATGCTGAAGGCGCATCGGTATGGGTGA
- the recG gene encoding ATP-dependent DNA helicase RecG produces the protein MRPAILFPLFAPVTSLPGLGPRLGKLAEKLAGPHVVDLLWHKPTGVVDRIQVPSIMEAPDGRHVVLTVRVDGHMPSLTPSRPYRIRCTDHTGAMDLVYFHIKGDWLEKKLPVGTKITVSGKAEYYNNHLQIAHPDHAAPADEGAPPSATEPTYPLTGGLNPKPLRTAIQAALTRAPELPEWQDAAWLKARDWPDWHSALTRLHNPVDEADINPLGPVRQRLAFDELLANQLALVLVRAQQRKLTGRVTKGDGRLRAAVAAALPYRLTGAQERSLAEIFADMEDPSRMLRLLQGDVGSGKTIVALMCMLNAVETGAQAALMAPTEILARQHVETLTPLCEAAGVRLAVLTGRDKGKARAALLERLAAGEIDILVGTHALFQEEVAFADLAVAVIDEQHKFGVHQRLQLAAKGRGVDTLVMTATPIPRTLTLTVYGDMDVSRLDEKPPGRQPVKTVVMHADRLEEVAGGLARAIASGQRIYWVCPLVEESEQVDLAAATHRHATLVERLGDRVGLIHGKMKGPDKDAVMAAFAEGRLDVLVATTVIEVGVNVPEATIMVIEHAERFGLAQLHQLRGRVGRGTGASTCLLLYYQPLGEVARQRLQVMKDTEDGFIIAEKDLELRGAGEMLGTKQSGIPEFRLADIAVHGELLAVARDDARLIVNRDPELESDRGKALRTLLYLFERDAAVKYLRSG, from the coding sequence TTGCGTCCCGCCATCCTGTTTCCCCTGTTCGCGCCCGTGACCAGCCTGCCCGGCCTGGGTCCGCGCCTTGGCAAGCTGGCGGAAAAGCTGGCGGGCCCGCATGTGGTCGATCTGCTGTGGCACAAGCCCACGGGCGTGGTTGACCGTATCCAGGTGCCCAGCATCATGGAAGCACCGGATGGGCGGCATGTGGTGCTGACAGTGCGGGTGGATGGGCATATGCCCTCGCTGACGCCCAGCCGTCCCTACCGCATCCGCTGCACCGACCATACGGGTGCGATGGATCTGGTCTATTTCCATATCAAGGGCGACTGGCTGGAAAAGAAGCTGCCGGTGGGGACCAAGATCACCGTCTCTGGCAAGGCGGAATATTATAATAACCATCTGCAAATCGCCCATCCCGACCATGCCGCCCCGGCGGATGAAGGCGCGCCGCCATCGGCGACGGAGCCCACATATCCGCTGACCGGCGGTCTGAACCCCAAGCCGCTGCGCACCGCCATCCAGGCAGCCCTGACCCGCGCGCCAGAACTGCCGGAATGGCAGGACGCGGCCTGGCTGAAGGCGCGGGACTGGCCCGACTGGCACAGTGCCCTGACCCGCCTGCATAACCCGGTGGATGAGGCCGATATCAACCCGCTGGGGCCGGTTCGCCAACGTCTGGCCTTTGATGAGTTGCTGGCCAACCAACTGGCCCTGGTGCTGGTGCGGGCACAGCAACGGAAACTGACGGGACGGGTGACGAAGGGCGACGGTCGGCTGCGCGCCGCCGTGGCAGCGGCCCTGCCCTATCGTCTGACGGGGGCACAGGAGCGGTCGCTGGCGGAGATTTTCGCCGATATGGAAGACCCGTCGCGCATGCTGCGCCTGTTGCAGGGCGATGTGGGCAGCGGCAAGACCATCGTCGCCCTGATGTGCATGCTGAACGCCGTGGAGACGGGCGCGCAGGCCGCCCTGATGGCCCCCACCGAAATTCTGGCGCGACAGCATGTCGAAACCCTGACGCCACTGTGTGAAGCCGCCGGTGTGCGGCTTGCCGTCCTGACGGGGCGGGACAAGGGCAAGGCGCGGGCGGCCCTGCTGGAACGGCTGGCGGCGGGGGAGATTGATATCCTGGTCGGGACTCATGCCCTGTTTCAGGAGGAGGTGGCCTTCGCCGATCTGGCCGTGGCCGTCATCGATGAGCAGCATAAGTTCGGCGTGCATCAGCGCCTGCAACTGGCGGCTAAGGGGCGTGGCGTCGACACGCTGGTCATGACGGCCACGCCGATCCCCCGCACCCTGACCCTGACGGTCTATGGCGACATGGATGTGTCGCGCCTGGATGAAAAGCCGCCGGGGCGGCAGCCCGTGAAAACCGTGGTGATGCATGCCGACCGGTTGGAGGAGGTCGCGGGCGGCCTTGCCCGCGCCATCGCATCGGGCCAGCGCATCTATTGGGTCTGCCCCCTGGTGGAGGAAAGCGAGCAGGTTGACCTTGCCGCCGCCACCCACCGTCACGCCACCCTGGTGGAGCGGCTGGGCGACCGTGTCGGCCTGATCCATGGCAAGATGAAGGGGCCGGACAAGGATGCCGTCATGGCCGCCTTTGCCGAGGGGCGGCTGGATGTTCTGGTCGCCACGACCGTGATTGAGGTGGGCGTGAATGTGCCCGAAGCGACCATCATGGTGATCGAACATGCCGAGCGTTTCGGTCTGGCGCAGCTACACCAGTTGCGTGGTCGCGTCGGGCGTGGCACAGGCGCCAGCACCTGCCTGCTGCTCTATTACCAGCCGCTGGGCGAGGTGGCGCGGCAGCGGTTGCAGGTGATGAAGGATACCGAGGATGGCTTCATCATCGCGGAGAAGGACCTGGAACTGCGTGGGGCCGGCGAAATGCTGGGCACCAAGCAGTCGGGCATTCCCGAGTTCCGGCTGGCCGATATCGCCGTACACGGCGAATTGCTGGCCGTGGCCCGCGACGATGCCCGCCTGATCGTCAACCGCGACCCTGAACTGGAGTCCGACCGCGGTAAAGCCCTGCGCACCCTGCTCTACCTGTTTGAGCGGGATGCAGCAGTGAAATATCTGCGGTCGGGGTGA